A stretch of Oncorhynchus mykiss isolate Arlee chromosome 12, USDA_OmykA_1.1, whole genome shotgun sequence DNA encodes these proteins:
- the LOC100135781 gene encoding SOX9 isoform X1: MNLLDPFLKMTDEQEKCFSDAPSPSMSEDSVGSPCPSGSGSDTENTRPSDNHLLLGPDGVLGEFKKADQDKFPVCIRDAVSQVLKGYDWTLVPMPVRLNGSSKNKPHVKRPMNAFMVWAQAARRKLADQYPHLHNAELSKTLGKLWRLLNEGEKRPFVEEAERLRVQHKKDHPDYKYQPRRRKSVKNGQSEPEDGEQTHISSGDIFKALQQADSPASSMGEVHSPSEHSAGQSQGPPTPPTTPKTDLAVGKADLKREGRPLQEGTGRQLNIDFRDVDIGELSSDVISNIEAFDVHEFDQYLPPHGHPGMPGINGAQTSYTGSYRGISSNSIGQVGAGGHGWMSKQQQQPISILSGGGGTGGEQGQSQGRTTQIKTEQLSPSHYSEQQGSPPQHVTYGSFNLQHYSASSYPSITRTQYDYSDHQGGANSYYSHAGAQGSGLYSFSSYMSPSQRPMYTPIADPTGVPSVPTQTHSPQHWEQQPVYTQLSRP; this comes from the exons ATGAATCTACTCGACCCCTTCCTGAAGATGACAGACGAACAGGAGAAGTGTTTCTCTGACGCTCCAAGCCCCAGCATGTCTGAGGATTCGGTCGGCTCGCCGTGCCCGTCTGGCTCCGGTTCCGACACCGAGAATACCAGGCCGTCCGATAATCATCTCTTACTGGGTCCAGACGGCGTGCTCGGCGAGTTCAAGAAGGCTGACCAAGACAAGTTCCCTGTATGTATCAGAGATGCGGTGTCTCAGGTGCTGAAGGGTTACGACTGGACCTTGGTGCCCATGCCCGTCCGACTGAACGGCTCCAGCAAAAACAAGCCCCATGTCAAGAGACCCATGAACGCGTTCATGGTGTGGGCTCAAGCCGCCCGGAGGAAACTGGCGGACCAGTACCCACATCTCCACAATGCAGAACTCAGCAAAACCCTGGGGAAACTCTGGAG ATTACTCAACGAAGGCGAGAAGCGTCCGTTCGTAGAGGAGGCTGAACGCTTGAGGGTGCAGCATAAGAAAGATCACCCCGACTACAAGTACCAGCCCAGAAGGAGAAAATCCGTGAAGAACGGGCAGAGCGAGCCAGAGGACGGCGAACAAACCCACATCTCTTCCGGTGACATCTTTAAAGCTCTCCAGCAAGCCGACTCGCCCGCGTCCAGCATGGGAGAAGTGCATTCTCCCAGTGAACATTCAG CAGGCCAGTCCCAGGGCCCACCTACACCACCGACCACCCCCAAAACAGACCTGGCTGTGGGCAAGGCCGACCTGAAGCGTGAGGGCCGCCCCCTGCAAGAGGGCACGGGCCGCCAGCTCAACATCGACTTCCGAGACGTGGATATCGGCGAGCTGAGCAGCGACGTCATCTCCAACATCGAAGCTTTCGATGTCCATGAGTTCGACCAGTACTTACCGCCCCACGGGCACCCCGGCATGCCTGGCATCAACGGCGCCCAGACGAGCTACACGGGCAGCTACCGCGGCATCAGCTCTAACTCCATTGGCCAGGTGGGTGCTGGAGGCCATGGCTGGATGtccaagcagcagcagcagcccatCTCCATCCtgagtggaggtggaggtacTGGGGGAGAGCAAGGCCAGAGCCAGGGGAGAACCACTCAGATCAAGACGGAGCAGCTGAGCCCCAGTCACTACAGTGAGCAGCAGGGCTCCCCTCCCCAGCATGTCACCTATGGTTCATTCAACCTGCAGCACTACAGTGCCTCATCCTACCCCTCCATTACCCGCACCCAGTATGACTATTCTGATCACCAGGGCGGCGCCAACTCTTATTATAGCCATGCAGGTGCCCAAGGCTCAGGGCTTTATTCCTTCAGCAGCTATATGAGCCCCAGCCAGAGGCCCATGTATACCCCCATCGCCGACCCCACCGGAGTGCCCTCGGTGCCCACCCAGACCCACAGTCCACAGCACTGGGAGCAGCAGCCTGTCTACACACAGCTCTCCAGGCCCTGA
- the LOC100135781 gene encoding SOX9, which translates to MNLLDPFLKMTDEQEKCFSDAPSPSMSEDSVGSPCPSGSGSDTENTRPSDNHLLLGPDGVLGEFKKADQDKFPVCIRDAVSQVLKGYDWTLVPMPVRLNGSSKNKPHVKRPMNAFMVWAQAARRKLADQYPHLHNAELSKTLGKLWRLLNEGEKRPFVEEAERLRVQHKKDHPDYKYQPRRRKSVKNGQSEPEDGEQTHISSGDIFKALQQADSPASSMGEVHSPSEHSGQSQGPPTPPTTPKTDLAVGKADLKREGRPLQEGTGRQLNIDFRDVDIGELSSDVISNIEAFDVHEFDQYLPPHGHPGMPGINGAQTSYTGSYRGISSNSIGQVGAGGHGWMSKQQQQPISILSGGGGTGGEQGQSQGRTTQIKTEQLSPSHYSEQQGSPPQHVTYGSFNLQHYSASSYPSITRTQYDYSDHQGGANSYYSHAGAQGSGLYSFSSYMSPSQRPMYTPIADPTGVPSVPTQTHSPQHWEQQPVYTQLSRP; encoded by the exons ATGAATCTACTCGACCCCTTCCTGAAGATGACAGACGAACAGGAGAAGTGTTTCTCTGACGCTCCAAGCCCCAGCATGTCTGAGGATTCGGTCGGCTCGCCGTGCCCGTCTGGCTCCGGTTCCGACACCGAGAATACCAGGCCGTCCGATAATCATCTCTTACTGGGTCCAGACGGCGTGCTCGGCGAGTTCAAGAAGGCTGACCAAGACAAGTTCCCTGTATGTATCAGAGATGCGGTGTCTCAGGTGCTGAAGGGTTACGACTGGACCTTGGTGCCCATGCCCGTCCGACTGAACGGCTCCAGCAAAAACAAGCCCCATGTCAAGAGACCCATGAACGCGTTCATGGTGTGGGCTCAAGCCGCCCGGAGGAAACTGGCGGACCAGTACCCACATCTCCACAATGCAGAACTCAGCAAAACCCTGGGGAAACTCTGGAG ATTACTCAACGAAGGCGAGAAGCGTCCGTTCGTAGAGGAGGCTGAACGCTTGAGGGTGCAGCATAAGAAAGATCACCCCGACTACAAGTACCAGCCCAGAAGGAGAAAATCCGTGAAGAACGGGCAGAGCGAGCCAGAGGACGGCGAACAAACCCACATCTCTTCCGGTGACATCTTTAAAGCTCTCCAGCAAGCCGACTCGCCCGCGTCCAGCATGGGAGAAGTGCATTCTCCCAGTGAACATTCAG GCCAGTCCCAGGGCCCACCTACACCACCGACCACCCCCAAAACAGACCTGGCTGTGGGCAAGGCCGACCTGAAGCGTGAGGGCCGCCCCCTGCAAGAGGGCACGGGCCGCCAGCTCAACATCGACTTCCGAGACGTGGATATCGGCGAGCTGAGCAGCGACGTCATCTCCAACATCGAAGCTTTCGATGTCCATGAGTTCGACCAGTACTTACCGCCCCACGGGCACCCCGGCATGCCTGGCATCAACGGCGCCCAGACGAGCTACACGGGCAGCTACCGCGGCATCAGCTCTAACTCCATTGGCCAGGTGGGTGCTGGAGGCCATGGCTGGATGtccaagcagcagcagcagcccatCTCCATCCtgagtggaggtggaggtacTGGGGGAGAGCAAGGCCAGAGCCAGGGGAGAACCACTCAGATCAAGACGGAGCAGCTGAGCCCCAGTCACTACAGTGAGCAGCAGGGCTCCCCTCCCCAGCATGTCACCTATGGTTCATTCAACCTGCAGCACTACAGTGCCTCATCCTACCCCTCCATTACCCGCACCCAGTATGACTATTCTGATCACCAGGGCGGCGCCAACTCTTATTATAGCCATGCAGGTGCCCAAGGCTCAGGGCTTTATTCCTTCAGCAGCTATATGAGCCCCAGCCAGAGGCCCATGTATACCCCCATCGCCGACCCCACCGGAGTGCCCTCGGTGCCCACCCAGACCCACAGTCCACAGCACTGGGAGCAGCAGCCTGTCTACACACAGCTCTCCAGGCCCTGA